From a region of the Orcinus orca chromosome 18, mOrcOrc1.1, whole genome shotgun sequence genome:
- the POGLUT2 gene encoding protein O-glucosyltransferase 2 isoform X3, producing MFSTLLLYCFFLGTVPALAETGGERRLSPEKSEIWGPGLKAAVVLPARYFYIQAVDTSGNKFTSSPGEKVFQIKISAPDEQFTRVGVQILDRKDGSFIVRYRMYASYTNLKIEVKFQGQHVAKSPYILTGPVYHENCDCPLEDSAAWLWEMNCPETITQIQRDLAHFPTIDPEKIATEIPKRFGQRQSLCHYTLKDNKVYIKTHGEHVGFRIFMDAILLSLTRKVKMPDVEFFVNLGDWPLEKKKSDSNIHPIFSWCGSTDSKDIVMPTYDLTDSVLETMGRVSLDMMSVQANTGPPWESKNSTAVWRGRDSRKERLELVKLSRKHPELIDAAFTNFFFFKHDESLYGPIVKHISFFDFFKHKYQINVDGTVAAYRLPYLLVGDSVVLKQDSIYYEHFYNELQPWKHYIPVKSNLSDLLEKLKWAKDHDEEAKKIAKTGQEFARNNLMGDDIFCYYFKLFQEYASLQVGEPQIREGMRRVEPQTEDDLFPCTCHTKKTKDEL from the exons ATGTTTAGCACTTTGCTGCTTTACTGCTTCTTTCTGGGGACAGTTCCAGCACTGGCCGAGACCGGCGGAGAGAGGCGACTGAGCCCGGAGAAGAGCGAAATATGGGGACCCGGGCTCAAAGCAGCTGTGGTCCTTCCCGCGCGCTATTTCTACATCCAGGCGGTGGACACATCAGGAAATAA ATTCACATCTTCTCCGGGTGAAAAGGTGTTCCAGATTAAAATCTCAGCCCCAGATGAGCAATTCACTAGAGTGGGCGTCCAGATTTTAGACCGAAAGGATGGGTCCTTCATAGTAAGATACAGAATGTATGCGAGCTATACAAATCTGAAGATAGAAGTCAAATTCCAAGGTCAACATGTGGCCAAGTCTCCATATATTTTAACAG GGCCAGTTTACCATGAGAATTGTGACTGTCCTTTGGAAGACAGTGCAGCCTGGCTATGGGAGATGAACTGCCCAGAAACCATTACTCAAATTCAGAGAGATCTGGCACATTTCCCTACCATTGATCCAGAAAAGATTGCAACAGAAATCCCGAAAAGATTTGGACAAAGACAGAGCTTGTGTCATTATACCTTGAAGGATAACAAG GTTTATATCAAGACTCATGGTGAACATGTAGGTTTTAGAATTTTCATGGATGCCATACTACTTTCTTTGACTAGAAAA GTGAAGATGCCCGATGTAGAGTTTTTTGTTAATTTGGGAGACTGgcctttggaaaaaaagaaatccgaTTCAAACATCCATCCAATCTTTTCCTGGTGTGGCTCCACAGATTCCAAGGATATCGTGATGCCTACCTACGACTTGACTGACTCTGTCCTCGAAACCATGGGCCG AGTCAGTCTGGATATGATGTCTGTGCAAGCCAACACAGGTCCTCCCTGGGAAAGCAAAAACTCCACAGCTGTCTGGAGAGGGCGAGACAGCCGAAAAGAGAGACTTGAGTTGGTTAAACTCAGCAGAAAACACCCGGAACTCATAGACGCTGCTTTCaccaactttttcttctttaaacacgATGAAAGTCTGTATGGTCCCATCGTGAAACACAtttcattttttgatttcttcaag CATAAGTATCAGATAAACGTCGATGGCACCGTTGCAGCTTATCGCCTACCGTATCTGCTAGTAGGTGACAGTGTGGTGCTGAAGCAGGACTCCATCTACTATGAACACTTTTATAATGAACTGCAGCCCTGGAAACACTACATTCCAGTTAAAAGCAACCTGAGCGATCTCCTAGAAAAacttaaatgggcaaaagatcacGATGAAGAG GCAAAGAAGATAGCAAAAACAGGACAAGAATTTGCAAGAAATAATCTCATGGGTGATGACAtattctgttattattttaaacttttccag GAATATGCCAGTTTACAAGTGGGTGAGCCCCAAATCCGGGAGGGCATGAGGAGGGTAGAACCACAGACCGAGGATGACCTCTTTCCTTGCACGTGCCATACAAAGAAG ACCAAAGATGAACTCTGA
- the TEX30 gene encoding testis-expressed protein 30 isoform X2, producing MNLPHLMSLASHLASHGFFSLRFTCKGLNIVHRIKAYKSVLNYLKTSGEYKLAGVFLGGRSMGSRAAASVMCHTEPDDADDFVRGLICISYPLHHPKQQHKLRDEDLFRIKDPVLFVSGSADEMCEKNLLEKVAQKMQAPNKIHWIEKASHSMAVKGRSTNDVFKEINTQILFWIQEITEMDKK from the exons ATGAATCTTCCTCATTTGATGTCACTGGCATCCCATCTTGCATCTCATGGTTTTTTTAGCCTGAGATTTACCTGTAAAGGCCTTAATATTGTACATAGAATTAAGGCATATAAATCAGTTTTG AATTACCTAAAGACCTCAGGAGAATACAAACTTGCAGGTGTTTTCCTTGGAG GTCGTTCAATGGGCTCAAGAGCAGCTGCTTCTGTAATGTGTCATACTGAGCCAGATGATGCTGATGATTTTGTTCGAGGTCTCATTTGTATTTCCTATCCACTGCACCATCCAAAGCAGCAGCATAAACTTAGAGATGAAGATCTCTTTCGTATAAAAGATCCTGTACTGTTTGTGTCAGGCTCAGCAGATGAAATGTGTGAAAAG aacTTGTTGGAGAAAGTGGCACAGAAAATGCAAGCTCCTAATAAAATCCACTGGATTGAGAAAGCAAGTcattccatggcagtgaaaggaCGGTCAACAAatgatgttttcaaagaaataaatacacagattTTGTTTTGGATCCAGGAAATCACTGAAATGGACAAGAAATAA
- the TEX30 gene encoding testis-expressed protein 30 isoform X1 gives MSHTEVKLKIPFGNKLLDAVCLVPNKSLTYGIILTHGASGDMNLPHLMSLASHLASHGFFSLRFTCKGLNIVHRIKAYKSVLNYLKTSGEYKLAGVFLGGRSMGSRAAASVMCHTEPDDADDFVRGLICISYPLHHPKQQHKLRDEDLFRIKDPVLFVSGSADEMCEKNLLEKVAQKMQAPNKIHWIEKASHSMAVKGRSTNDVFKEINTQILFWIQEITEMDKK, from the exons atgaGTCATACAGAG gttaaattaaaaataccttttgGAAATAAATTACTAGATGCTGTTTGTTTGGTACCTAACAAGAGCTTAACATATGGAATAATTCTTACACATGGAGCATCAGGAGATATGAATCTTCCTCATTTGATGTCACTGGCATCCCATCTTGCATCTCATGGTTTTTTTAGCCTGAGATTTACCTGTAAAGGCCTTAATATTGTACATAGAATTAAGGCATATAAATCAGTTTTG AATTACCTAAAGACCTCAGGAGAATACAAACTTGCAGGTGTTTTCCTTGGAG GTCGTTCAATGGGCTCAAGAGCAGCTGCTTCTGTAATGTGTCATACTGAGCCAGATGATGCTGATGATTTTGTTCGAGGTCTCATTTGTATTTCCTATCCACTGCACCATCCAAAGCAGCAGCATAAACTTAGAGATGAAGATCTCTTTCGTATAAAAGATCCTGTACTGTTTGTGTCAGGCTCAGCAGATGAAATGTGTGAAAAG aacTTGTTGGAGAAAGTGGCACAGAAAATGCAAGCTCCTAATAAAATCCACTGGATTGAGAAAGCAAGTcattccatggcagtgaaaggaCGGTCAACAAatgatgttttcaaagaaataaatacacagattTTGTTTTGGATCCAGGAAATCACTGAAATGGACAAGAAATAA
- the POGLUT2 gene encoding protein O-glucosyltransferase 2 isoform X2, translated as MFSTLLLYCFFLGTVPALAETGGERRLSPEKSEIWGPGLKAAVVLPARYFYIQAVDTSGNKFTSSPGEKVFQIKISAPDEQFTRVGVQILDRKDGSFIVRYRMYASYTNLKIEVKFQGQHVAKSPYILTGPVYHENCDCPLEDSAAWLWEMNCPETITQIQRDLAHFPTIDPEKIATEIPKRFGQRQSLCHYTLKDNKVYIKTHGEHVGFRIFMDAILLSLTRKVKMPDVEFFVNLGDWPLEKKKSDSNIHPIFSWCGSTDSKDIVMPTYDLTDSVLETMGRVSLDMMSVQANTGPPWESKNSTAVWRGRDSRKERLELVKLSRKHPELIDAAFTNFFFFKHDESLYGPIVKHISFFDFFKHKYQINVDGTVAAYRLPYLLVGDSVVLKQDSIYYEHFYNELQPWKHYIPVKSNLSDLLEKLKWAKDHDEEAKKIAKTGQEFARNNLMGDDIFCYYFKLFQEYASLQVGEPQIREGMRRVEPQTEDDLFPCTCHTKKSGNSYLNSSWSLQAIHSSRGR; from the exons ATGTTTAGCACTTTGCTGCTTTACTGCTTCTTTCTGGGGACAGTTCCAGCACTGGCCGAGACCGGCGGAGAGAGGCGACTGAGCCCGGAGAAGAGCGAAATATGGGGACCCGGGCTCAAAGCAGCTGTGGTCCTTCCCGCGCGCTATTTCTACATCCAGGCGGTGGACACATCAGGAAATAA ATTCACATCTTCTCCGGGTGAAAAGGTGTTCCAGATTAAAATCTCAGCCCCAGATGAGCAATTCACTAGAGTGGGCGTCCAGATTTTAGACCGAAAGGATGGGTCCTTCATAGTAAGATACAGAATGTATGCGAGCTATACAAATCTGAAGATAGAAGTCAAATTCCAAGGTCAACATGTGGCCAAGTCTCCATATATTTTAACAG GGCCAGTTTACCATGAGAATTGTGACTGTCCTTTGGAAGACAGTGCAGCCTGGCTATGGGAGATGAACTGCCCAGAAACCATTACTCAAATTCAGAGAGATCTGGCACATTTCCCTACCATTGATCCAGAAAAGATTGCAACAGAAATCCCGAAAAGATTTGGACAAAGACAGAGCTTGTGTCATTATACCTTGAAGGATAACAAG GTTTATATCAAGACTCATGGTGAACATGTAGGTTTTAGAATTTTCATGGATGCCATACTACTTTCTTTGACTAGAAAA GTGAAGATGCCCGATGTAGAGTTTTTTGTTAATTTGGGAGACTGgcctttggaaaaaaagaaatccgaTTCAAACATCCATCCAATCTTTTCCTGGTGTGGCTCCACAGATTCCAAGGATATCGTGATGCCTACCTACGACTTGACTGACTCTGTCCTCGAAACCATGGGCCG AGTCAGTCTGGATATGATGTCTGTGCAAGCCAACACAGGTCCTCCCTGGGAAAGCAAAAACTCCACAGCTGTCTGGAGAGGGCGAGACAGCCGAAAAGAGAGACTTGAGTTGGTTAAACTCAGCAGAAAACACCCGGAACTCATAGACGCTGCTTTCaccaactttttcttctttaaacacgATGAAAGTCTGTATGGTCCCATCGTGAAACACAtttcattttttgatttcttcaag CATAAGTATCAGATAAACGTCGATGGCACCGTTGCAGCTTATCGCCTACCGTATCTGCTAGTAGGTGACAGTGTGGTGCTGAAGCAGGACTCCATCTACTATGAACACTTTTATAATGAACTGCAGCCCTGGAAACACTACATTCCAGTTAAAAGCAACCTGAGCGATCTCCTAGAAAAacttaaatgggcaaaagatcacGATGAAGAG GCAAAGAAGATAGCAAAAACAGGACAAGAATTTGCAAGAAATAATCTCATGGGTGATGACAtattctgttattattttaaacttttccag GAATATGCCAGTTTACAAGTGGGTGAGCCCCAAATCCGGGAGGGCATGAGGAGGGTAGAACCACAGACCGAGGATGACCTCTTTCCTTGCACGTGCCATACAAAGAAG TCAGGCAACAGCTACCTGAATTCCTCCTGGAGCCTCCAAGCAATTCATTCTAGCAGAGGCAGATAA
- the POGLUT2 gene encoding protein O-glucosyltransferase 2 isoform X1: MFSTLLLYCFFLGTVPALAETGGERRLSPEKSEIWGPGLKAAVVLPARYFYIQAVDTSGNKFTSSPGEKVFQIKISAPDEQFTRVGVQILDRKDGSFIVRYRMYASYTNLKIEVKFQGQHVAKSPYILTGPVYHENCDCPLEDSAAWLWEMNCPETITQIQRDLAHFPTIDPEKIATEIPKRFGQRQSLCHYTLKDNKVYIKTHGEHVGFRIFMDAILLSLTRKVKMPDVEFFVNLGDWPLEKKKSDSNIHPIFSWCGSTDSKDIVMPTYDLTDSVLETMGRVSLDMMSVQANTGPPWESKNSTAVWRGRDSRKERLELVKLSRKHPELIDAAFTNFFFFKHDESLYGPIVKHISFFDFFKHKYQINVDGTVAAYRLPYLLVGDSVVLKQDSIYYEHFYNELQPWKHYIPVKSNLSDLLEKLKWAKDHDEEAKKIAKTGQEFARNNLMGDDIFCYYFKLFQEYASLQVGEPQIREGMRRVEPQTEDDLFPCTCHTKKVTRTHLLASVRVRTNSDPTLHSFLSSFSQATAT; the protein is encoded by the exons ATGTTTAGCACTTTGCTGCTTTACTGCTTCTTTCTGGGGACAGTTCCAGCACTGGCCGAGACCGGCGGAGAGAGGCGACTGAGCCCGGAGAAGAGCGAAATATGGGGACCCGGGCTCAAAGCAGCTGTGGTCCTTCCCGCGCGCTATTTCTACATCCAGGCGGTGGACACATCAGGAAATAA ATTCACATCTTCTCCGGGTGAAAAGGTGTTCCAGATTAAAATCTCAGCCCCAGATGAGCAATTCACTAGAGTGGGCGTCCAGATTTTAGACCGAAAGGATGGGTCCTTCATAGTAAGATACAGAATGTATGCGAGCTATACAAATCTGAAGATAGAAGTCAAATTCCAAGGTCAACATGTGGCCAAGTCTCCATATATTTTAACAG GGCCAGTTTACCATGAGAATTGTGACTGTCCTTTGGAAGACAGTGCAGCCTGGCTATGGGAGATGAACTGCCCAGAAACCATTACTCAAATTCAGAGAGATCTGGCACATTTCCCTACCATTGATCCAGAAAAGATTGCAACAGAAATCCCGAAAAGATTTGGACAAAGACAGAGCTTGTGTCATTATACCTTGAAGGATAACAAG GTTTATATCAAGACTCATGGTGAACATGTAGGTTTTAGAATTTTCATGGATGCCATACTACTTTCTTTGACTAGAAAA GTGAAGATGCCCGATGTAGAGTTTTTTGTTAATTTGGGAGACTGgcctttggaaaaaaagaaatccgaTTCAAACATCCATCCAATCTTTTCCTGGTGTGGCTCCACAGATTCCAAGGATATCGTGATGCCTACCTACGACTTGACTGACTCTGTCCTCGAAACCATGGGCCG AGTCAGTCTGGATATGATGTCTGTGCAAGCCAACACAGGTCCTCCCTGGGAAAGCAAAAACTCCACAGCTGTCTGGAGAGGGCGAGACAGCCGAAAAGAGAGACTTGAGTTGGTTAAACTCAGCAGAAAACACCCGGAACTCATAGACGCTGCTTTCaccaactttttcttctttaaacacgATGAAAGTCTGTATGGTCCCATCGTGAAACACAtttcattttttgatttcttcaag CATAAGTATCAGATAAACGTCGATGGCACCGTTGCAGCTTATCGCCTACCGTATCTGCTAGTAGGTGACAGTGTGGTGCTGAAGCAGGACTCCATCTACTATGAACACTTTTATAATGAACTGCAGCCCTGGAAACACTACATTCCAGTTAAAAGCAACCTGAGCGATCTCCTAGAAAAacttaaatgggcaaaagatcacGATGAAGAG GCAAAGAAGATAGCAAAAACAGGACAAGAATTTGCAAGAAATAATCTCATGGGTGATGACAtattctgttattattttaaacttttccag GAATATGCCAGTTTACAAGTGGGTGAGCCCCAAATCCGGGAGGGCATGAGGAGGGTAGAACCACAGACCGAGGATGACCTCTTTCCTTGCACGTGCCATACAAAGAAGGTAACCAGAACTCACCTTCTAGCCAGTGTCAGAGTAAGAACTAACAGTGATCCAactcttcattcattcctttcctCGTTCAGTCAGGCAACAGCTACCTGA